The region tcttcttgctaaacaaataCAAGATATAAAACAATACATAATAATTAATGTTTATACCTTTAAACCGGGCACCATCTCCAACAAGGTGACGATCCCATATTAACAAGTCATCAACATGAATCATAAATCGCTCCATGCTTAGGAGGTATTCTCCGGTTGTTAATTGAAATCCAGTGAGATCTCTACCAATGATGTGATTCCATGACTTGTAATAACTCAAAGAAAGTTTTTCTTCATCCGTAATTCCATCATCATACACAAAACTAACCCCACATTCTATTGCCACTTGACTAGTTCTATCATATGGTTTCTTACTCATGGTAATAGTAACATGGTCACCACCTTCCATCTCATTCATCCCAAACATCCAATGGCTTAAAAACATCAAACACCCGCCATCAACATCGTCAATGTAGTGCTGGTATATCCAGACTAGGTTCTTTGTTATATTACTAATTTTTATCATTGGTGTATATATGGAGTCACCTTCTCCAATTTGCAACGTATTCACAAAGCAGAAATTCAAGCCTATGAGCTTTTTAGAAGATGATGGGATGGTAAATGATATTGATGTCCCCTGGCTTCTATCCGTAATCCAATTCGGCATCTCTTTGCCTTCAGAAATTGTGCTGAATATTCCAAATTCGTAATACATCTGCCaaatacaaccaatttttgaTCAATCACCATAATACTTCTATATAGATATATATTCAAACAAAGACAGATAGTTTGATAGATTCAAACCTGGATTTCAGATTCCTCTATTCCTCTAGACACACTATCAGTTCTTAAGTGTCTTTCCTTAAGAAAGTTTAGCTCAATCCAACCTAAACAACGTAATAACATTTTCTCAACACTTGTCATTGGTTGGATTTTTACCACACCTTCAATTTCAAATGATGAAGGGGCAAACATTCTCCACTCTATATAAAACTTGAGTGGGGACATATTGTGATTAAATAAAACTTTTCGTAGTGCAGGCCTATAATCAGAAACAAGCATCAACTCTCTAAGTGTATGTGGAGGGTTCTCGAGTGACACCAGCTTTTCACAGTTTTGCATGCTAAGTATCTTAATCCTAGGAAGGCTTCTCACACAACTGGGCAGGGAAACTATAGGATTGTCATCTAAATATAATTCTTCTAACATAAATAGGGAACTGAAGTCGATGGGAAAGGATTCTGTGGACAATTTGTTATTCTGAAGTGCTAAGCTGACTAAAGATCTCGGTAAAGAAACCGTTAAGAACTTCAAATCACTTGGTATGGCATGCTGAACTACAGAGTAAGTGGTTATTGTGTTTATGCCAAGGTTAGTAGTCTTTAGCTTTTCTGATGAATCCATATCCCTAGTATTGATTTGAGATTCACCGAGATTACAACCTTTTAGCAATAACATTTTAACCTTCTTTAACATGCTCATGTTTCTTGGAAGTTCTCTAAGCTTTTTGCAGTAGCTAAAATCAATGAGGACAAGTTCAAAGCATTGCTCAATAGATTCACAAACTTCAACCAAATTGATGCAGTTTGTAACTATTAGCTTTTCAAGTGCAGGGAGTTGGTCAAAGCCACCAAGACTACGAAGTTGTTCACAGAAACTTAGGTTAAGAATCTTTAATGCTCCAAGCAACCTTTTATCTTTTAAGCATGATCCATCCAACTGTTGAAATAGAGATAAGTTAGAATAGCAGTGAATTCCATCAactcaaaatgaaaaaaataataataaaaggacACAAGTTACCTTTTGCTTCTTCTGAACTTGTTGTGGATAACTATAACAAATGTCAAATGATTCAATAATATTGCTATATGACATGTCTAAGGAAACCAAATTCTCCATTGGTAAGTCGAGAGGTATAGACTTTAAAGGGGATCCATGCATACACAACCAATTTAAATCTTCTGGAAAATTCGCATAAGACCCACTAAGTTGCAAAAAATTGAGTTGTAGTAGAATGAGACTATCCATGTTACTCAATACATCTGTTTTCAGCTCAAATGATGCACTTAACTTCTCAGCTTTCTCAAGCCTTCGCATGTCTAAGGCAAGTCCTAGAAGATTTCTCATATCCTAAGAAGACATAGGAGCGAAAAATGAGATTTAAAATAAGTTAATCTGACAACAGAATATAATttaagcatataaacataatacatagtactTTTAATTTGGCTCTTACTAAGGCCTTGCACTTTCAAAAATCTACCGGATTATAGCTTTCTACTTTCAGTTATTTTCTTATTAgaatattatactttgaaaatttaCCCGGCTTATAACgacaaaaaaatgttttgtatttgAATGACATCGGTATATTCGGGTAGATTTTTAAAATACAATGATGttataggaagaaatgaaagtataaCATTATAAAAAATCAAATCCACCAAagtataacactatttttttgcATTAAACTCTACTATTAACAAGTATGCAAGACATCTTACCTTTTTTTGTTTCAACACTTTGAATGACTCCTCATCACACCATAATCGACTTCGCTTCCATGGCTTGTGAggtgatacttgatataccaCGAATCTTCCCATCTTTTGTAGCAATTGATGCATCACCAACTCGTTATGCCATCCGATGCTTAAAAGGCATCTGTCAATGAGATTCGTGATCCCAGATATTATGTTTATATCACATGCCTTTAATATTGTTTCAGTATCATCTTTATCTCTTCCAACAAAAAAACAAGCAATGTGCTTAAACAATTCCTTATCATTTTCCAATGGCAAAGAGTCGAAGCTTGACCTCAGGACATTATTTATATGGGAACCAACTTCCTTCTTTAGCCCTTTTACGGTATCTTCCCAATAAGCTACATCTCGATTATGCAGAGACTTGCCCAAGACTTCAAGAGCCAATGGATGCCCTTCACAATACTCCACAAACTTTTCTAAGACTTCTTCATAACCTGCCTCAGGCTAGTTGGTTGTGAATGCATGTAAACACAAAAGTTTTCGTGATGCAGACACATGTAAGCCTTGAAGCAAGTGCTTTGCATGCTTGGGTTTAACATTCATTTTAAAAAGTGCACAACTCTCTGTCAACCATGCATCCTTTGTTGTTATTATGATTTTGCTCCCCGGATAAAAACCTTTGCTTCCAAGCAATGCATCCAATTGGTTGACACTATCAATGTCATCAAGAACTAGAAAAACCTTTTTACGAGCCACAACATTCTCTATCTTTGAGGTGTAAATAGAAACATCATCAACTGGAATCGGACTTGTTTTTGAAATGTCATCACATAGCTGTTTTTGTAGATCAAGCAACCCACTAAATTTTTCATTACATCTGCTACTAATATTTCCAATATAGCTGCTAGTCTTGAAATCACGACAATCCAATCCATAGACAAATTTGGCTAAAGATGTCTTCCCGATCCCACCCATACCCAAAATTGTGAGTATGTCTGTTGTATGTGAAGATGCATCTTTCAACCATGAGGTGATGAATGTAATGGAACTCTCCATCCCAATAAGTAATGGCAGCGGACTCCTCAAGTGTACACGCAGTATACGGTAGatatcattaacaatttcttcGATGAACTCCATCTCTTGCCTGAAATTTGATTTTAATAACGAAACAATATCCACAAAACAAACAAAACCGGATTTGAAGATTTAATTTATCTAAAGACCCATATCAAATTGTATCAAATTGTATCAAATTAagctattatttttaattaagtttATCCTATCAAAGCTATGTCATATTCACTTTCTAACAATAGAAGTTGGTGGCTTGTAAGATCATCAATTATTTGTAGAATAAGCGGACCAGAGCCATCAATGTAATGCAATATTTCACAAACCGGCCACCAAACTTCATTATGTTGTAAAAGACTATTAAATTTTAACATCGATGTGGTTTTGCATATATGTAAACAAATGTCACTGATAGGAAACTAACAGTTCCCAATTTTGTTTCCGAAATCTTATAGAAGTTATCCAATtgatatatcaaaataaattaacttaaaattaacaaaaagaaaaaaaaaaaaaaaaaaaaaaaaaaaaaaaaaaaaaacttaaaacagCTAATGTACATATATAAACTATTTTATGAGATTACATGATTGAAAAATTAATATTCACTTTTAAGACTATTTTTAATCCAATTTATTTACATAAAAATACGCGTGTTTGATGATAAAGAAAAAAACTTGTTAAAATGCAAGTTGATATTGACTTTTCAATTTTCATGCCTTAATGAAACAAAGTTGAAGGAGTATGGAAATATGTGGTTACCTGTCATTTACATCTTTCCCTTTTAAATCAGCAACTTCTGTGAGTGATTTACTCCATTGCTCAATCTTTTGAGCCCATTTACTTCTTTTATCTGCCTTTGTCTCACACTCCATCTTCTGTCTATGCTTATCCATTGCATCTCCAAAGCTACTTTGTTGCTTCCTGACATGGGTGGGCTCAACATGATAAAATATGGGAATAACAACATGATTGGATGTCCTCCGTTGCTCAAGGATCAACACCAGTTCATCAAGACACCAAGTGGAAGTGGCATAATTTTTGGACAACACGATAATAGAAGCCCTAGATGCTTTAATGGCACTCTCCAATTCTGGTTTCAGATCTTCCCCGATTTCAATCTCTTCATCGTCCAAGAAGGTAGTGATTTTGGCATCCATGAGGGCCTTATGAAGGTTAGCGATAAAGTTATGACGAGTGTCAATACCTCTAAAACttaaaaatacttcatatatatgacCATGtgttgatgatgaagatgaataTCCTTCAGAAAGTTCAGAGAGAACAACCATTATGAGTTATGAAATGGTATGAGTGATTAGATACGTGACTTATAATCAAGTTAAGAATAATGGATGCACCAAGTAGTGGTTTTTATGAAGGGAGTCCAAGTCAACAACTACTATAAATAACACATGTTGTATTTGTCGACATTAGTATATGTAAGGTTTGATTTACTTGCCAACATTATCTAATAACCATATTGGAATACTGTGGTTGATCAATTCTAATACATatgtttttcattgtttttggtatttttttattttgtaatttttaCACTTTGTATTTTGTCCAGCTCGTGTTCATGTTTATTTTATAGAACAAAAAGTCCACTGCTTAAAATAAAATCTAATAACCATATAGGCATATACTTCAAAAGCTTTTTAAAGAACATCCCACTTCCAAAAAACAATGCCCCAATTAATTGTTGAATTTTTTGACTGCCAATGTTTCAATCAAGTTTCCGTAAAAAAAAAGATCGTAACGGTTTAATTTTAATCTAAAATGTAACAAGATATGTGAAACCAAATTCCACGAAACCGATACCAAAATCATATTGATTGTTTTTGGAATGCTGGAAAAAATTCGGGGACAACTCACAATGgtttttttggattttaaaacCGATTACCTATTTCAAAATGATTTAAAGTAATTTTTGTTAAGTATTAGGaaaaaaatcctaaaaattaTTATTGGGAAGTGATTCGTATACAACAGTTTTTtactatacacaacaatttataCATTATAGAGTTGTATAATACAACACTTTAAAGCACAAATTGTTGTGTACCAAGAAAAAAAGTTATGTATGAATCAGTTCTCATTATTATTTAGCATGcctaaattattatttttgtaaaatatATATGGAACTCAAGTTTGTTTTTCATAAGACTCTTTCATGCACATGTGAGATACACTAAtaacaaatttataaaaaaatacaattGAGTTTTTTCTTCCACATAAGACCACAtcgaattaattttttttaaaaacttaggTCTTTCATACTTCCCACTATATTTAGTTTAAGTAA is a window of Lactuca sativa cultivar Salinas chromosome 1, Lsat_Salinas_v11, whole genome shotgun sequence DNA encoding:
- the LOC122194468 gene encoding disease resistance protein RUN1-like: MVVLSELSEGYSSSSSTHGHIYEVFLSFRGIDTRHNFIANLHKALMDAKITTFLDDEEIEIGEDLKPELESAIKASRASIIVLSKNYATSTWCLDELVLILEQRRTSNHVVIPIFYHVEPTHVRKQQSSFGDAMDKHRQKMECETKADKRSKWAQKIEQWSKSLTEVADLKGKDVNDRQEMEFIEEIVNDIYRILRVHLRSPLPLLIGMESSITFITSWLKDASSHTTDILTILGMGGIGKTSLAKFVYGLDCRDFKTSSYIGNISSRCNEKFSGLLDLQKQLCDDISKTSPIPVDDVSIYTSKIENVVARKKVFLVLDDIDSVNQLDALLGSKGFYPGSKIIITTKDAWLTESCALFKMNVKPKHAKHLLQGLHVSASRKLLCLHAFTTN
- the LOC111915823 gene encoding disease resistance protein RPP2B, encoding MHQLLQKMGRFVVYQVSPHKPWKRSRLWCDEESFKVLKQKKDMRNLLGLALDMRRLEKAEKLSASFELKTDVLSNMDSLILLQLNFLQLSGSYANFPEDLNWLCMHGSPLKSIPLDLPMENLVSLDMSYSNIIESFDICYSYPQQVQKKQKLDGSCLKDKRLLGALKILNLSFCEQLRSLGGFDQLPALEKLIVTNCINLVEVCESIEQCFELVLIDFSYCKKLRELPRNMSMLKKVKMLLLKGCNLGESQINTRDMDSSEKLKTTNLGINTITTYSVVQHAIPSDLKFLTVSLPRSLVSLALQNNKLSTESFPIDFSSLFMLEELYLDDNPIVSLPSCVRSLPRIKILSMQNCEKLVSLENPPHTLRELMLVSDYRPALRKVLFNHNMSPLKFYIEWRMFAPSSFEIEGVVKIQPMTSVEKMLLRCLGWIELNFLKERHLRTDSVSRGIEESEIQMYYEFGIFSTISEGKEMPNWITDRSQGTSISFTIPSSSKKLIGLNFCFVNTLQIGEGDSIYTPMIKISNITKNLVWIYQHYIDDVDGGCLMFLSHWMFGMNEMEGGDHVTITMSKKPYDRTSQVAIECGVSFVYDDGITDEEKLSLSYYKSWNHIIGRDLTGFQLTTGEYLLSMERFMIHVDDLLIWDRHLVGDGARFKDKLVNFRAFP